A region from the Benincasa hispida cultivar B227 chromosome 12, ASM972705v1, whole genome shotgun sequence genome encodes:
- the LOC120067041 gene encoding uncharacterized protein LOC120067041, translating into MDPQAFIRLSIGSLGLRIPGTSLNSTKPGVNAFSSPCSCEIRLRGFPVQTSSIPLVPSPEAIPDSHSIVSSFYLEESDLKALLAPGCFYNTHACLEISVFSGRKGSHCGVGIKRQLIGTFKLDVGPEWGDGKPVILFNGWIGIGKSKNENGRHGAELHLRVKLDPDPRYVFQFEDVTRLSPQIVQLQGSIKQPIFSCKFSRDRVSQADSLSNYWSGPGDGSDLEVERRERKGWKVKIHDLSGSAVAAAFITTPFVPSTGCDWVARSNPGSWLIVRPDVCIPESWQPWGKLEAWRERGIRDTVCCRFHLLSEAQEGGELLMSEIHINAEKGGEFFIDTDKQLRAATSPIPSPQSSGDFAALGQVVGGFVMSCRVQGEGKSSKPMVQLAMRHVTCIEDAAIFMALAAAVDLSIEACRPFRRKIRRAPRHS; encoded by the exons ATGGATCCTCAGGCGTTTATTAGGTTGTCAATTGGATCGTTGGGATTGAGAATCCCAGGAACTTCTCTAAACTCTACAAAACCTGGAGTCAATGCTTTCTCTTCTCCGTGTTCGTGTGAAATTCGTCTTCGGGGTTTCCCTGTGCAGACATCTTCAATCCCGCTAGTCCCATCTCCTGAAGCAATACCTGACTCTCATAGCATTGTCTCAAGCTTCTATCTTGAAGAGTCTGATCTGAAAGCATTACTGGCACCTGGCTGCTTCTACAACACTCATGCCTGTCTTGAAATATCTGTCTTCTCTGGAAGGAAGGGATCCCACTGTGGTGTTGGCATCAAAAGGCAGCTGATCGGGACGTTTAAACTGGACGTTGGTCCCGAATGGGGTGATGGGAAGCCAGTCATTCTTTTCAATGGGTGGATAGGCATTGGCAAAAGCAAGAATGAAAATGGAAGACATGGAGCAGAGCTTCATTTGAGAGTGAAACTAGATCCTGATCCAAGATATGTTTTTCAGTTTGAAGATGTTACTAGATTAAGCCCGCAAATCGTCCAGCTTCAAGGCTCGATTAAACAACCGATCTTTAGCTGCAAATTTAGTCGAGACAG GGTATCCCAGGCGGATTCATTGAGCAACTATTGGTCAGGTCCTGGTGATGGCTCAGATCTCGAGGTCGAgcgaagagaaagaaaaggctGGAAGGTGAAGATACATGATCTTTCTGGCTCGGCTGTTGCAGCAGCCTTCATAACTACTCCCTTTGTGCCATCAACAGGTTGCGATTGGGTTGCCAGGTCGAACCCCGGGTCCTGGCTGATTGTTCGTCCCGATGTTTGCATACCTGAAAGTTGGCAGCCATGGGGAAAGCTCGAGGCGTGGCGCGAGCGTGGGATTAGAGACACTGTCTGCTGTCGCTTTCACCTTCTCTCCGAAGCCCAAGAGGGAGGGGAACTTCTCATGTCTGAGATCCATATCAATGCCGAGAAAGGTGGGGAGTTTTTCATAGACACTGACAAACAGTTGCGAGCAGCAACAAGTCCAATACCAAGCCCGCAGAGCAGCGGAGACTTTGCAGCATTAGGCCAAGTGGTTGGAGGTTTTGTCATGAGTTGCAGAGTACAAGGAGAAGGAAAAAGCAGTAAGCCAATGGTTCAACTTGCAATGCGACATGTGACATGTATAGAAGATGCTGCCATTTTCATGGCGCTTGCAGCTGCAGTTGATCTCAGCATCGAGGCATGTAGGCCGTTCCGAAGGAAGATTAGGAGAGCGCCTCGGCATTCTTAg
- the LOC120092863 gene encoding tubulin-folding cofactor A, translating into MATVKNLKIKTATCKRIIKELHSYEKEVEIEAAKTADMKEKGADPYDLKQQENVLAESRMMVPDCHKRLESALVDLKGALAELEKSTQEKGPEFNDARSTITEIESFLQTTEE; encoded by the exons ATGGCTACTGTAAAGAACCTGAAGATTAAGACGGCAACATGCAAACGAATTATCAAGGAGTTGCATTCTTATGAGAAGGAGGTCGAGATAGAAGCTGCCAAAACAGCTGACATGAAAGAAAAAGGGGCTGACCCTTATGACCTTAAACAACAG GAAAATGTGCTGGCTGAATCAAGGATGATGGTTCCCGATTGTCACAAGCGTTTGGAGTCCGCCTTAGTTGATTTGAAAGGAGCATTG GCCGAACTGGAAAAATCGACACAAGAGAAAGGCCCAGAGTTCAATGACGCTCGGAGTACAATCACCGAGATCGAAAGTTTCCTTCAGACAACAGAGGAATAG